Part of the Tindallia californiensis genome is shown below.
AATGATTTTTTACAGCAGTTGGTAAAAGCCAAAGAAAAGCTGTCGTGAGAAAAGGAGTGCCTTGCATGAAAAACGTAACTGAAAGCAAGATAGGAAAGGAAAAGTTTATAGAAGATCCACGTTATAAACAGTGCAACAAAGAAGCTTTAATGGGAGTAACATTGGGAATTCTAAACCTTATCTGGTGGTTTTTTTGGGGCTATGGATTAGGCTCTGGTCCGCCGGAGGAATATCGGTATATGATGGGTTTTCCTGCCTGGTTCTTTATGAGTTGCATCCTGGGAGCGGTGCTGTTTACAACCTTATCGATCATTATGGTGACAAAGTATTATAAAGAGATGCCTTTAGGTGCTATCAGTAAGGAAGAAGCCGCCGCGTTGAAGAAGGAGTTAGAACAATCTGGAGGGTAGAGTGATGGAAAATGTAAACTATAGTGTATTGCTGGCGTTAATAGGATATTTTGTGGTTGTATTTGGGATTGGATTTTACAGCCTTGGACATGTTTCAAAGGCCAGCAAAGGAATGTCGGAAGAGACTGGGGGATTTTTGACGGAGTACCTAGCTGGAAGTCGTGACCTGGGTGGTTTTGTTTTAGCAATGACCATGGTAGCTACATACCTGAGCGCCGGCAGTTTTATCGGTGGACCTGGAACGGCATATACTTTTGGATTGGGGTGGATTTTTCTTGCGATGAGCCAAATGCCTACAGGTTATTTTACGCTGTCTGTTTTAGGTAAAAAATTTGCTATCATTGCAAGAAAGATTGATGCTGTTACGGTGACGGATTTTCTTAGGGCCAGGTATCAAAGCAAATCCATTGTGATCCTGTCATCTTTGTCGATTATTTTTTTCTTTATTGCCGCTATGAGCGCACAATGGATTGGGGCAGCCCGATTAATCGAGGGATCCGTAGGAATAAGTTATCAGAACGCGCTTTTGTTTTTTGCAATCACCGTACTGATATACACAACCATCGGTGGTTTTCGAGCCGTTGCTCTGACGGATAGCCTGCAGGGGATTGTTATGACGCTTGGAACCATTACGCTTTTAATAGCGACGATTATAGCTGGTGGAGGTGTTGGTAACATTGTTCAGAGTATGTATGAAAAAAATCCCGGCCTGATTACACCTTATGGAACAGAAGAAGGATTTATGACGATGGCCTGGGTAACTTCCTTTTGGATTTTGGTAGGGTTTGCGATTGTAGGGCTTCCTCAGGTTGCAACCAGAGCAATGAGTTATAAAGATAGCAAAAGCCTAAAAAAGGGGATTATTTATGGGACGGTAGTATCTATGGTACTGCTGCTGGGGATGCATTTTGTAGGTGCTTTCGGCAGTGTGATTGTTCCGGGCATAGAGGCAGGAGATCTGGTGGTTCCTACTTTGACCACATCTTTGTTTCCAGGGGTGATAGCCGGTGTTATTCTGGCTGGTCCTTTGGCAGCCGTTATGTCTACCGTTGATTCTCAATTGTTGATTGTTGTTGGAGCCATGGTGAATGATCTTTATTCAAATTACATCAACCCCAAAGCCAAGAA
Proteins encoded:
- a CDS encoding YhdT family protein, yielding MKNVTESKIGKEKFIEDPRYKQCNKEALMGVTLGILNLIWWFFWGYGLGSGPPEEYRYMMGFPAWFFMSCILGAVLFTTLSIIMVTKYYKEMPLGAISKEEAAALKKELEQSGG
- the panF gene encoding sodium/pantothenate symporter codes for the protein MENVNYSVLLALIGYFVVVFGIGFYSLGHVSKASKGMSEETGGFLTEYLAGSRDLGGFVLAMTMVATYLSAGSFIGGPGTAYTFGLGWIFLAMSQMPTGYFTLSVLGKKFAIIARKIDAVTVTDFLRARYQSKSIVILSSLSIIFFFIAAMSAQWIGAARLIEGSVGISYQNALLFFAITVLIYTTIGGFRAVALTDSLQGIVMTLGTITLLIATIIAGGGVGNIVQSMYEKNPGLITPYGTEEGFMTMAWVTSFWILVGFAIVGLPQVATRAMSYKDSKSLKKGIIYGTVVSMVLLLGMHFVGAFGSVIVPGIEAGDLVVPTLTTSLFPGVIAGVILAGPLAAVMSTVDSQLLIVVGAMVNDLYSNYINPKAKNNSRLTAKVSYAATLLIGVVIFMVAFNPPPLMVWLNLYANAGLISTFIWTVLLGLYWKKANAPGALASIIVGTGSYVIFDYLWVRPFGLHTIVLPLLLSLLAFVAVSLSTKAPDEEVINTFWGI